The stretch of DNA AGGTTAGCTTTGTGTGGCGAGCAAACATCAAAAGAAGCTTGCACAATGAGCTGACAGTCGATCATAGATATTGGATACAGCTGAATGGAAGTTGAATGGAAGGTATTGTTGCGTTTCCCTATCAAATGCAAACAGTGCAATGAGGAAATGTTCCCTATAAGTGGACTGTAGATCATACTTCTTTTGGGAAATCTGATCTCAATGAGCGCATGCTTAATGTTGTGCCTGCTGATGACAGCAATTAAATGTGACTATGTTGAGTAAACATGGGACATACCTGAGTAATTTTTTTCAGGGTCACCCTGCGTCCTACCTGACCCGGGGGCTCACATGTGCTGCTCCAGACCACAGTTCCCTCATCGTACGTAACACATTATTACCAGGTTGTCTAAATAGCTATACAAAAGCCTCCAGCTCATCCGTGATGATTGGACCATCACTGGGAATTAGCCAGAGTGGTCATGTTTCTCCAATTTTAGCTTCTTTTCACTctctttttaattatattaaaggCTAAGACCAGTCATCAGGCCTGTGTCTGTGCAGATCCCAGTCTGGGTTTTGAGGCatcctccctttctttttttgtttttaataaggTTATAGTTAGAGCTAGCTAGGTGACCGATGAGCCATCCCTTACCAGAGAGCACCTCTCTTCTTCCACCCTCTTGTTCACCGTCTaggtttttaactttttttgatGGAGCTTGTAGTTAGTGTTGCTATAAATCTAAGCTGCTGGGGCACTTCCTAAATGGCACTGGGCATTAGGCCCCTTACATCCTCTCGAGGGCGTCTGTGCAACCATGTGCTACCACAGCATTAACTCGGTGTCTCCCCTTGCCATTGTCTTTTTGTGAGTGCCTCTGGCTGCATGCATCTCATCATCTGTGGTCCAGACCCCATCAACCTGCCCATAACTCTCCAGCTCTCTTCAGTTTTTGTACTATACATGCATAGGACTGAGCTCACATCCAAGACATAGCATGCACATCCATATGTGCGCATGCAAAACATAAGGTTACTCTCTGAACACATCTGGCTTTTCTTCTCTGCAAACATTACACATACAAGCATCAGGAACAACCGTCGCTCGCAGCaaactcaaaaagaaaataaagtcagtttttttctttagagTCTATCACATCACCTATGATGTGCTATTTTCCAGCTGAGTTGTTTTTCACTCATTGTTCCTATCTTTGTTTAGCCGTTCCTGTGAGTAGGATTTCCTTCCTAGCTGTTTCCTGATGTTCAGGATCTTCCTTCAGGACCACTGCCTCTAATCTGAACTATAGCTTTCTGAATCGTTGTTTTATCATCCATACACGTAAATCCTGGTTTTAAAAAGCCGATAACTCAATGTGTAATGTTTGGTAAACTCGCTAGTCTTGATTCAACTATGTCTGACAGGACTGATTTAAACTAATTTCCTCTTACAGACCACACCCACTCATTATCCACCTCAGCTGTTTGTAAACTAACTTTTGCTGAATTCAGCACcaaaacaatgtaataatacatCCAGTTTTGTTAAAACTTCATTTAATTAAAGCGTCAATCAAGCATATTTGTCTTTTCTATCAACGATTTGTTGCAAACAACTTTCTGCCTGAGTTCAAGTTCATATAATCAGATTATACTCAAAGAGTAATACTGAACATCTGACATTACATGGAAGGGATCCAGAGATCCTCGCATAACTTTTGTGCCCTTGTGTGTTTGGATACTGTATTTTCTCATGTTATATATAAACCGTTATGCTTTTTTGATTTGATCGACGAACGGATCATGAAGTACGCTGACTTATTTGGGTGTGGTAGAAAATGTttctctgctttgtttgttACAGTTCTCTCCTTccgctgcacacaaacacacagaaaccgAATGTAACTGAACATGGGAATTAATCAGCATCAGACATACAGTATCTTTATATCACTAATCCAGCTCATCTGAATTTTATCAAGTAAACAtttgtcaaacattttttttcctgacttaTCTTATAGTACAATGAGctttattaaaactttattaaactacacataataaatatttgaatatagCACGAGCTAGCTTGTGTTTCACTGCCTTGCCATTGATTCTGTATCCTAACCATTATGCATTTGTGTTGAGTTCCTTCAGCACCCATCTGTTGACCTGGCTCTCACCTCGGCCGCCTCTCATCCCCCAGATCCCTGTTACACCAGAAAGGCTACTTAATAAATTGACCAAGGTGTAAAACAAAACCCCATGAATCAACAAGTTGGGCAAACATACCTATGCATGACTTAAAGGAATCCAGAAACATTaacacaaagagaaaggagTATGTGTGGTAAtccagtgatttattctgaaaGAAAAGTCAACATGAGGATTAATTTGAGTTCAGTAATTTGACTTCCCTTGCATGATCACTGGGACAAAAACAAGCATGAGTCTATCACCACGTCAACTCCCTGATGTTGTGAATTATAGAAAGTCTTAGGGCTCTGCCTAGTGGTAGTAATAACAATTGCACTCAACTGGCTCCTTTTTTCATTAAAGATGTGAATTGTTCATTTTAgtatacagaaaacaaaacctaaCAAGTCTGATGAGAGGTCAACTTCTTGTCTCTATAACACCTAAGTTCATGAAAGGATCACTTTAAATCCACAGTCAGAATAGACTGATTTTCTTTGTAATTGTATGTTTGCTATCTAAGCATTTAACTTATTTaagtgaatattttaaatatttcttccaGGGCTGTTGAGCACATAAtcttttatcagtttaattAAGTACAAGCGTGACATGTATCTAAAACACTCAAATAGGACGCTCATGTATGTTGATAATATATGACAAGCAATGCATACAATTATGCCTACCTGGTCTCACACAGTTTTGGTTACTTGTGCAGCTGAAGTTGAAGCTCAGAGAAATCCATTGCAGGGATTACTTGccttccactgcagccttgaaTAAATGCACTTCCGCTGAAAACCTGAATCCAAACAGATACAACACAGCAAAGTACCAGACAAAAAGCTGAAGCCTTCATTGCAAAGACGGCTGAAGACTTGCGCTGGTAGTTTACAGCATATATATCCACTAGGAGGCAGCAGTGCTAAAGCTAACAGTCTGCCAATAGTAATCAGATATGATACTGGTGACTGATGCCAGCGTCTGTCAAAGGTGGAGAGGCTATAGTGAACAGCACTATGAACCTGTGTAGACCTGGATATGAGATGTGGTCACCTCCACTACAATACTATTTCTATTTAAGcgatatttattattattacagtccTATATCTGTCTAGCTCACCATCTTTATTTACTTGTACTTACAGGATCTGTTTGAGCTAGCTAGCAAAACTGGTAATGCTACTGTGaaattcaaacattttttaaacaaggGGAATAGCAATAGCTTAATTCATTCTTTCAAGCAAGCTAAACTAAGGACAAGACATGGTTTGGGAAGGGGAGAGTCAATCATAATATTATGAAAGCAGAtggagttgaaatgaaggacCAGTAAAACCCCTAAAATAggtccatatttttattttcatttgatttttttccccttaagtTTAGTTTgcttaacttaacttaattaACCTAAATTTTAGCACTGTGTTGTCCTGTCACTGTAACACATACACTTCCCCCTGAGATCAATTAagtcttattttatattttgttatcttttagtatataatatataagctgGACCCTATTTGTTCTGAATTGTTATGAACTTGGGAAGACGTGTCTGCCCCTTACCACTAGGAGGAGCTCACTGCAATGTCtgcccatagactgtataaaatatggGCAACACATCTCCACCACTTGTTTCCATTGGTCAAATTGAGGCAAGAATTCCAGGGATacgggcagcgccatcttgtgagtttggagccagagtctgtggaGTACtctctgagagtggagccacattATCGATGACCCACCCACACGTCTGCTAGACTCATTGTGTATTcgtttgattaatactgcactctgctctacctccaccagtgaCAAACAAATGTCCAGTTATAGACtgcaatgatttattttttcccgcTCCCATGGTTGTACAGGAACGTTGCATGGAGCAGTTGTCATGGTAACTGTCACCATGATGTCAAATCCTGTTGTCTGTAGTGTCAAATACctaaaacttatccaaaaatgGTATGCATCAGCatgttaactacctaaaatcACAGAAATCATCCATGGAAAAAatgtgtactttagtgttttggCCCatatcccatccactaacatggacgagatggagcttatgacctgtacagcagtcagtcaccaggaggcgctctactcgctttggcttcactttaaaggatTTGCCTTgacgtccatctttatttacagtctgtgtcTCCCAGTCAAAGCTTTGTTGGGTGGGTCTTTAATATTAATGGTGCGTTAGctagctaaaaaacaaaacaaacaacaacaaaaaactgttaACATTTAACCTGTTTATGCTAAATGACAAGTATGAGAGAAATTTAAATGCTATCTTGTATATTTTGCATTAATACAACACAAACCAGAACCAATATATGTATACTACATAAAAAGGTTAGCTAAAAATAAAGTAACTAAAACTATATTGTCCATCTATTGATCAACGTTGTGTTCCATTGTGTATTGAAAGCTGACATGAGCTATCGTATGATAACTCACAGTTAGTTAGCTTATATTAAATCACTTATGGACTTTAAAAGGTCAGAGAAAGGACCGAGCGTAAGTGAAAGTGAGTCATTTTTGTAGTAAATTGCAGTTCTAGGGCGAGCGTTGAACAAAAATTGTGCCAATAGTTTTGAAATATGGGCCGAGAAATCGATTACTTTTGAGTAACGAGCTCCGCATAGACGGCAGGGCAGCTAGCAACAGAGAGCCGACCTGCTGCAGTTGTGTGAGGGCGCCGCTGGGTGAATTCCTCTCTCCGCCGCTTCAGTCTCCACAGCTCCCCTTtcccaaagaaaagaagaggagaactAGGTCCGGGGAGGAGGGCCGCCGCCATTATCGGGAAGCTGACAGAAATACCACTTTCACACACGCCATCCGCTCGTAAATTGATCGGGACATGAGCGGTCCGCGTAGCGGCGAAGGCACGTTTGAAAGAGAAACACCACGGCGATTGAAACAAACTCACCGTTGTCTCGTGTGCGCGACCGGCCCAGCGTTATGTGGGCACAACAATGGACAGAATAATTATTGAAAAAGCAACGTGGTGAACCGGGAGGAGGACGAATAAGCAGATTTTATGCACCCGGGTCTCgcatgaggaggaaaaaacacccATGCAAGAAGAAAATCGGATTGTTCTATTGTTCGGGATATTCATTTCTGCCTTGCCCGTGTTTAATTGCAACGAAAAACAGTGATGCAAAACACGAGAATCTGGCGTACACGGGTGGTGGATATTTAATTCAAACGAGCCCGTCGCGCACGTTTCAGTGAAATCGGCgttgtgtgtgaaaagaagCAGTTCGCAGTATATTCTGCGGCTTTTGCTTATGCACATCAGGCGGCGAGGGCTGCGGCAAGCCTGACAGATGcgagaggagaaagggagatATGCGTTGGTACGTATCCTACAcgctctttcctcttctttattGGCCATTTCCTCCCGAAGCCGTGGAGTGCTACACCCTGTACAGCTGGGTAAATAAATTCCCTTTAAACATCGTGTGTCGGCGTGGAGGAGGTAGGGAGGTAGGCTACCCCACATCTCCGCGCTGCAATTTCATTATGTAGACAGCAAGCAGGCCTGGCGTGGtcagctccctccctccctgcgtGCACACTAAAGAAAACATGTTAACTGTTAATCCTTTGCAGAGCATGTAACGTTATAAAATCTAATCAAAGTAAGTAGGTTGGGAGAAACGGATTTGATTGAGTTTGCGCTTTGGCAAGTGGTTTCGATGGAGGTAAATGGGACagttttggttatttattttgttctatcTGTAAAGAACTTGCCTGCTCATGTTGGGTATCAGGCCTAGCTCAGCTGAGCGGTGTGGACTGCCCATGGTTGCTTTGACCCTGTCGGAGCTGTTGTTTGCCTCTGATGTGTGGCGGTCACATCATGTGGCAGGTTGCTCATTTCATTATAACCCTATTATGCGTCGCGTTTGACTTCTGTGAATCTTATTAGACGTTAATGTTCTGCAGTTGGTTATTTTTCCAACATTGAGCTGACAGTTGCATCAGACATTGCTGTGGTGCTATTATACTTACTATAAAGGAAACGTCATTGCTCTGTGCCTAATATCCTTTTAGCATTGGGGGTCTCAATGAGCAAGTTCAGGGTCATTTGGCATTGATTGCAGGTGTGGCTCATTTCATAAgttctttatttgtgttgttcatttcatttagacGTAAAACTGTTCAGTTAGACTGGATTGTCATTTTAATGCTCATCTCCCCACTCCCTGGTCAGCTGACATTGTCATTTAAAGAACACCACTCCCTATATGTTTCCTGTTAGATTAATGTAATCTTCAGATACTCCTTTGATATTGCAGGAATGCTTCAGAGCAAGTAGTGAAGTGGGTCATTTAATGCACCAGTCAGTCATTGGAAGATTGCTCAGTAATTTTCGTtataaaaatggcaaaaagagATTTAAGTTGAAAATGCCAGGAATTGGTCTGACTCATCAGTTTGTTACCTTGAGTTTCCAGGGGAAAATGTGAACAATAATTGAACTGAATCATTTGACAAAATAAGCAGAAGATTGGTTCTGCAAATAATATTTGACTGCCAGTTTAATGAAATCTTGTAAGGATTGTATTCTCCCTCATTTatgactgtgttttcatttttttttttttttttttggtcctttcTACATTAAAATCTGTGGTAGGAGTAATATGTTGATTGGTGTTACTGTTCTGTTAACTTCTTCGTGCCTTCATTATGCTTTGCTGGTGGCTAGATAGCATATAAGATAATAACAACTGCCTCAGACACATAATCAAGCCTATAGTCTCAACAAGTTTCTATTATATACAGGCTTTAACTTTGAGAGGCCCATTCTTTCGGTTTATTTGGTATACGTTTAACAAAGAGAATTGCAAAATGGAGCAAAATATTCCACCGGTCATTCTTATATTCCATTAATATTTCGGAGTTGTCAGCTATTAAGCAGGATAGTGGTATTAAGAGGCACACAAAGTAACATACTGGGTCAGTCATCtgcccttttttgtttttctcctttactCCAAAAtttatgtctgttttctttctgtttgacAGGATCTGATTCATACAAGGAGTGAATGAAGCTCAAACCACATCACTGCTATTTATTATAACTGAAgcccagaagaagaaagagaaacctTATCTCCTCTCTGGATCAAGAACTTTATggacaaacatttaattaaactcCTTTATACAGTGCCTGTTCATGGCAGGATGAGTGTCAGCAGGCTATGATGGCAAAAAAGCAAGATGCACGGTCGCCCATTTACAACCTCATTGTGGTGGGTTTGTCAGGaactgagaaagaaaaggggcaGTGTGGGGTTGGAAAGTCCTGCCTGTGTAATAGGTTTGTGCGACCTAGTGCTGATGACTTCTACCTGGATCACACATCAGTGTTGAGCACCAGTGATTTTGGGGGACGAGTGGTTAACAATGATCACTTTCTGTTTTGGGGAGAGGTGGCACGAGTTCTGGAGGAGGGGCCTGAGTGCAGGATGCACGTTGTGGAGCAAACTGAATTTATTGACGATCAGACATTTCAGCCACACCGTAGCACTGCTATGCAGCCCTACATCAAACGGGCAGCCGCAACCAAGCTGGCCTCTGCAGAGAAGCTCATGTACTTTTGTACTGACCAGCTAGGTCTGGAGCAAGACTTTGAGCAAAAGCAAATGCCTGAGGGCAAGCTGCAGGTTGATGGCTTCCTGCTTTGTGTTGATGTGAGCCGGGGCATGAACCGAAACTTTGATGACCAGTTGAAATTCATCACAAACCTGTATGGACAGATTAGCAAGACTAAGAAGCCCATTGTACTGGTCCTCACAAAGTGTGATGAAGGAGTTGAGCGATACATCAAAGATGCACATACCTTTGCTATTACAAAAAAGAGTCTGCCAGTAGTTGAGACATCAGCACGCTCAAATATAAATGTTGACCTTGCCTTCCTTACTTTGGTTCAGCTTATTGATAAGGGCAGGGGCAAGCCCAAGATCATACCATATTTTGAAGCCCTAAAGCTCCAGAGTCAGCAGATAGCCTCTGCCAAGGATCGCTATGAATGGCTAATCAATCGTATAGTAAAGAATCATAATGAAACTTGGTTAAACACTTGTCGCCGCATGAACACCTCCCCAGAGTACAAAGAATATGTCTTCTTGGAGGGAACGGCAAAATGCAAGAAGCTTTTTCAGCAGCATGTCTACCGGCTGAAGCAGGAACATATTGAGAGACGTCGCAAAATATACTTAAGCACTCTTCCCTTAGCACTTAGTTCTTTGGTGCCTGACCTGGTTGAGATAGATCAGTTGAGCTGGTCCGGGGTGCAGAAAGTCCTAGAATCCAAGCAGCACTTTACCcactggtttgttgttttggaggACTCGCCATGGGAAGACACATCTCACATTGATAACATGGAAGATGAGCGAATCCCTTCAGACCTCCTGGAGACTGCAGAAGCCGAGGACATATTTAATGCCCACCTAGAACACCTGCGTAATGAGTGCAGACGGGCAGAGATGAGGCAGGAGTTTAAGCAGAAGTTGGCCTCCTCCCCCTTTATCACTCCTGGTAAACCTTGGGAGGAGGCCCGCAGCTTCATAATGAATGAAGAGTTCTACCAGTGGCTGGAGGAGGCAGAGTATTTGGACCTGTACAACCGCCATCAGAAGGAGATCATTGACCGCGCAAAGGAAGATTTTCAAGAGCTTTTGTTGGAGTACTCTGAACTTTTTTATGAGCTTGAAGTCGATGCCAAGCCAAGCAAGGAGAAGATGGGTGCAATACAGGAGGTTTTGGGGGAGGAACAGAGGTTCAAGGCTCTACAAAAGCTTCCTGCTGAAAGAGATGCTCTAGTATTGAAGCATATCCACTTTGTCTATCACCCCACCAAGGAGACCTGCCCTAGCAGCCCTCACTGTGGAGACTCTAAGATTGAACAACTTTTAGCCTCACGCTTCCCCACATGTTACCCCTTTTTTGATGTGAAAGCTCATTTTGGGGACACCAAGGCTGACAGAATTAATCTTGTCATACTGGGAAAGGATGGACTGGCCAGAGAATTTGCTAATGAGATCAGGACTCTCTGCACAAATGATGACTGGTATGTGTTAGATGGGAAGATGTATGAATTGACACTGCGACCCATTGAGGGAAATGTACGTCTTCCAGTGAATTCCTTCCATACCCCCACCTTCACCCCCCATGGATGCCTGTGTCTGTATAATTCAAAAGAGTCCCTCTCCTATGTCATTGAAAGCCTTGAGCGACTCAGAGAATCAACTCTAGGTCGAAGGGATAGCCAGCTGGCCCAGTTGCCAACTTCACTGCTTTTGGTCACTAAAAGAGGTGTAGGATCATATATTGATATAGGTGGAGACACTGCCTTAAACCTAATAACACAGGGACAGCAGGTTGCAAGGAGACTGCAGTGTAGCTTTTTAGACCCAGCCTCCCCTGGTGTGGGCTATGGCCACCATGTCAATGAGAGTCAAATTAACCAGGTGCTGAGGGGCCTTCTGGATATTAGGAGGAGCACATCTTTTAGTAGCAGTTCTCCACCTCTACTCCCTGAGCCTCCAGGCCTCCGAGACTCTCCTCACCAGCCGGTCCCAGAGGCAGACCTTCGCATTGTCATGTGCTTGATGTGTGGAGATTCCTATGACATTGAGCAGCTCCTGTCCCCTTTCCTAATGCATCAGCACTGCAGACCGATGTCTAATAGTGGCACTTCTGTGTTGCTGGAGCAGACAGTTGGTGGTCACAAGCTGGCCATAGAGCTCTCTCTGCTATCATACCATGCCTCCTTCACTTTGCGTAAGAGCAGGCTAGTACACGGCTACATTGCTGTGTACTCAGTCTCCCGAAAAGCCTCCCTGGAGACCCTGTGTGCATTCTTGTGTGAGGTTCAGGACATCATACCAATTCAGCTGTTGGCAGTGGGAGATAGCCAAGCAGAGCTCACTGACAGCGACTATGCATGTGAGCAACTTATCCAGGGGGAGGAACTAGCCCATGAGATTGAGGGTCGCTTCAATAGCTTGGTTTGTGGGTCTGGGGGTGTGGTGGGAGGCCTGCACAGGATAGAAATGTTCCATTCTTTTTTGATGGAGGTGGTAGAGAAACGCAACATTGTGGAGGCCACACACATGTACGATAATGTTGCTGAAGCGtgcacaaatgaaaatgtgtacTCCCCGCGCTGCAGTTCTCCCAGTCCTGTCACCATGTTGCTGGATTCAGAAGATGATGTTGAGCCATCACCCCCATACTACGATGGCACACTCACTTCTCATAGTGGGGGCTTCCACTTGCCTGATTTAGATTCTAGTGACATCTCTGTCATCTCTGATATCAGGGACATTGAGAATAAACTCAACAACAAAGTACCCCCCCAAGTGAGAGTTAAACCCGGCGTCACTTTTGACTTCCGCAAGATGAGCCGTAACCCATATATTGATACACTCGGACATCGTCGCTCTCTGCCCTCTGCTGTTACCTGGGTTCCTGGTGGAGATGTGGGCTATGATCCCTCAGATTATGCTGAACCCATTGATGCTGTGTCAAAGCCCCGCCCTA from Mugil cephalus isolate CIBA_MC_2020 chromosome 15, CIBA_Mcephalus_1.1, whole genome shotgun sequence encodes:
- the arhgap35b gene encoding rho GTPase-activating protein 35, with protein sequence MMAKKQDARSPIYNLIVVGLSGTEKEKGQCGVGKSCLCNRFVRPSADDFYLDHTSVLSTSDFGGRVVNNDHFLFWGEVARVLEEGPECRMHVVEQTEFIDDQTFQPHRSTAMQPYIKRAAATKLASAEKLMYFCTDQLGLEQDFEQKQMPEGKLQVDGFLLCVDVSRGMNRNFDDQLKFITNLYGQISKTKKPIVLVLTKCDEGVERYIKDAHTFAITKKSLPVVETSARSNINVDLAFLTLVQLIDKGRGKPKIIPYFEALKLQSQQIASAKDRYEWLINRIVKNHNETWLNTCRRMNTSPEYKEYVFLEGTAKCKKLFQQHVYRLKQEHIERRRKIYLSTLPLALSSLVPDLVEIDQLSWSGVQKVLESKQHFTHWFVVLEDSPWEDTSHIDNMEDERIPSDLLETAEAEDIFNAHLEHLRNECRRAEMRQEFKQKLASSPFITPGKPWEEARSFIMNEEFYQWLEEAEYLDLYNRHQKEIIDRAKEDFQELLLEYSELFYELEVDAKPSKEKMGAIQEVLGEEQRFKALQKLPAERDALVLKHIHFVYHPTKETCPSSPHCGDSKIEQLLASRFPTCYPFFDVKAHFGDTKADRINLVILGKDGLAREFANEIRTLCTNDDWYVLDGKMYELTLRPIEGNVRLPVNSFHTPTFTPHGCLCLYNSKESLSYVIESLERLRESTLGRRDSQLAQLPTSLLLVTKRGVGSYIDIGGDTALNLITQGQQVARRLQCSFLDPASPGVGYGHHVNESQINQVLRGLLDIRRSTSFSSSSPPLLPEPPGLRDSPHQPVPEADLRIVMCLMCGDSYDIEQLLSPFLMHQHCRPMSNSGTSVLLEQTVGGHKLAIELSLLSYHASFTLRKSRLVHGYIAVYSVSRKASLETLCAFLCEVQDIIPIQLLAVGDSQAELTDSDYACEQLIQGEELAHEIEGRFNSLVCGSGGVVGGLHRIEMFHSFLMEVVEKRNIVEATHMYDNVAEACTNENVYSPRCSSPSPVTMLLDSEDDVEPSPPYYDGTLTSHSGGFHLPDLDSSDISVISDIRDIENKLNNKVPPQVRVKPGVTFDFRKMSRNPYIDTLGHRRSLPSAVTWVPGGDVGYDPSDYAEPIDAVSKPRPSNEEIIYSVPHDSTQGKIITIRNSNRMHSNGNGSDSEADSSSLERRRKFSAVGVKPRLYRDRSKRLGKFSSFRTSFIGSDDEMGALPKSKEDDFGTLKGESLVNEEIEDPKKRNILKSLRRTAKKSRPKPRPTIPKPLESNYFGVPLVNVVSPDRPIPLFIEKCVRFIETTGLNTEGLYRVSGNKSEMESMQRQFEQDHGLDLVEKDFSINTVAGALKSFFSELPEPLLPSALQVELLDAFKINDREQRLYTMKDVLRRFPRENYDVFKYVVSHLHKVSQLSRLNLMTSENLSICFWPTLMKPDFSTMDALTATRTYQTIIEIFIHQCAFFFYNQPLIDSPTGLAGLAGLPASPTTTLSGSSAYSSYRSSPPHTAAHFSPLQQSPPTTPQSPLQSLLPPLHQHPHSHHSPAEQETL